The region GTCAGCGTCATGCTTTCTTTTATAGGATGTTAAAAATACTGACTTCATTACAATGATTTTCCTCTTAGTGGCTATTATAACAGTATTAAAGTTTTGGGTTTCTAATACCAGATCATGTAGTGGCAAGATGAAGTAATGAAgtttgttaaaacaaatttaagaaGAACTGTGTATTCTGTGAGGATTTGATCTAATTTGGAAAgcttaaggtttttttaaacttaaaaagtAAGGGAAAGTGTTAGTTAAAAACCATCCAAACTTTCAGGGCACAACAATAATTACAACTTTTGTAGCAGGAAAGTATTACTTTTAAGAGTTGCTTTCATGAAAATGTTCTACAGAGAGGTGCTGAaatcaatttccttttttggaaAAGGGATTGAACTTCTTtaaacaaggccaagtgcaaggtcctgcacgtgggtcggcacaattcccagcacaactacaggctgggcaaggaatggattgaaagcagccccaaggagaaggacttgggggtattgattgatgagaagctcaacatgagccggcagcgtgcgcttgcagcccagaaagccaaccgtgtcctgcgctgcatcaaaagaggtgtgaccagcaggtcgagggaggtgatcctgcccctctactccactcttgtgagaccccacctggagtactgcatccagctctgggggccccagtacgggagagacatggagctgctggagagagtccagaggagggccacgaagctgatcagagggctggagcacctctcccatgaggacaggctgagagagttggggttgttcagcctggagaaaagaaggctccggagAAACCTAATTGTgtctttccagtacctgaagggggcctacaggaaagatggagagggactgtttatcagggagtgtagtgacaggacaagggataaaGGATTTAAGCggaaggagggtcgatttagattagatgttaggaagaaattctttactgtgagggtggtgaggcactggaacaggttgcccagagaggttgtggatgccccatccctggaagtgtttaaggccaggttggatgaggctttgggcaacgtggtctagtggaggatgtccctgcccacagcaggggggttggaactagatgatctttaaggtcccttccaaccctaaccattctgtgatgctTTATCAATATGTACTTGCTTGCAGTTTAAGATGGCTTTTGctcactagaaaaaaaaaatactgttttcctgtATTCCTCAAACTGCTGAGATCCTATCTTAATTTTTGAATGCAGGAGGTGCTTGTCctaaatttttaagaaaaccgTTTTCTAGTCCTTCACCTTTGCACCCACGTGGGAGGTAGATGACTAGTATCTGGAAGCTTTCAAATATGTAAACTTGAACTTATGAATTAGTTGTGGGTGAATGTCTTATGTGCAATTTCTTacctttttcatttgaattcagtatgacaattttttttgttttctagaaacATACTGCTTTTGCTACCTTTCCCAGTGAAAATGCAGCTGTGAAGGTTTGTACTGAGTTTGTTATTGAATGTTTTagcaaaacacttttctgaatTGCCAgttgtgctttaaaatgttttacatgtcATCTAGTAAGCAGTGTCAGGAAAATGCAGACCAATGTAATATTAGCTCTGTGACAGGAGATGATTGAAGGATTTGATAAAATGAACACTTCTGGAGGATCATAAGAAAGGTGCATTGGAAGGGGCTTGTGGAAGTCTTCTGATCCAACCTGTCACTTAGAGCATGACAAACTTATGTGAGTTGAGACTGATCAGGGCATTGTCTAggctgtgtgtgtatttgtataCTAACTATAAACCAAACATAATTTGTCTCCTGCATAATTGCATATTTGCTGCAAAATTCATACATAGTGATGTACACAATTCAAGATAGCCTTGAATGCCCAACTttgataagaaaaagaaaattgcagtgTTAATGGGGGACATGGATACCAAAAAGCTAACACTActagtgctttttaaatatgaaactgGTAAGAAGCCTGTGTCCTGAGTTTCCCTGTTATACcctgtttttggtttttttttttctggtattgcttttatggtgtttttttttttttttttttttttttaggccaTGCTGTAAAGTACTACTCAAAAAAGTTACAGACTATGTGAGGTGAACAGTGGTGAATTTAGGTTGATGTCAGTTGCTGGCAGCCTATCAGGATCTGGACTTGCAGAATGCTGAAGCTTCTTAGTGTCACTGTTAAGactcttgtttttaaaattgtcagCTAGTGGACTTAAGCATGTTTGTAGTTCATGAGCAAGAGATTAGTTACTTAAAATCACAGGGATTTACTAGGCTATGTAATAAGTATCAAGGCTGCAGTCTTGCTACTGTGTTCAGATGACCTAAGTCTCTCTAATGGTTCTAGTtaaggagggtcaatttagattagatattagaaagaaattctttactgttagagtggtgaggcactggaacaggttgcccaaagaggttgtggagggaggccccatccctggaagtgtttaagaccaggttggatgaggctttgggcaacgtggtctagtggaggatgtccctgcccacagcaggggggttggaactagatgatctttaaggtcccttccaacccaaaccattctatggttctagTTGTGCaacctcctctcttcccttcctgctgGCAGGAAAGGGGCTGGTTGCTAAAAGCAGTGCTGTGAAGGCAGGAACAGTGCAGAACTACCTGCGTCTGTAGTGGCACAGACTTAGCTTAAAGCAGTTGGGACTGCATCCTATGTCTAGTTTGccaaccaaagaaaaaacagttatgctttgaaataattctgatgtttttcctcttccctttctttcttttttccattataatTATTTGAAGGCTTTGTCAAGACTGCATCAGCTGAAACTTTTAGGTCACACCTTAGTTGTTGAATTTGCAAAGGAGCAAGATAGTGTGCAGGTACTTAGCCAGCCTTCTGTCTCAGAGAATTGTAAAAGGTATGTGCATCATAATTTAGTTTCTATGTTTGTggtcaagaaaaggaaattctgtATTCATGATGCTTTCGTAATACTGTTAAGTCAAAGGATAAATTGTTAGTTTAGAAGTGTTAACAGGCAGGTTCAGATCTACAGATAAGTGACTGCATTCCTCCTATTATGTTTCATTCAGTATTATCACGTAATAATTCCCATCCTTATTCCTGTAGTTATTAATATCTTTAATCAGCAGATGGccctgtttgttttcatttacagagCAATGCTCCAGTCAGTGGCAGTTGACCTCTGAGTTGCACAGGTTCCCTATGTTTAAAAAactcttctacttttttttgtgtgtgtcagaattataattttcttttgctgttaaatAGTGCGTGCAATGTTTCTAATCTAATCAAGAGTCAGGCAGAACTGACACCTGCTAGCATAACTGTATAAGACTATACTATTATAGCCACTGGCTTCTAGGCTGGAGCTGATTTGCATATATCTATGCAAATTGACGCAGAACAAAACTGTCAGTCTCTATTCAAATAGTTAAagaatatgtaatattttaaaaatagatgaaaatgtCAATGAATCCTAATACTAGTGTGACCAAGAACTGTGGTAGTTTGGATTTCAATTGTCTGtcaagtactttaaaaaaaaaaaagttgcatagTTAGGCTTTCACTTTTACCTGTGTAATATGTAACTAAGTGATAGAACCTATGTGATAGTGCTTAATTAAGATCAACTCTGGAAGTTTTAAGTTATTTATTCCACTCTCTGAATATGAACAAATCAGTAATTTAATACCTTTGATTTTACACAGTCTCTGAACAGAGAGcaacaagaaataattttagttcTTTTCCTGTGAGTAGATTTAAGTCATAAGTGTTTAAATATAGGGAGGCTTACTTAAATatgcacaaatatttatttatgtaggCCTTAGAAGTCTGGCTACTGTAAGTATCCACATGTATTAATTCTTAAGAATTAATAATGGCTGTAGTAATGCCATTGATAGAAGATGTTAAAAACATTATACTAATCTATTTCTTACCTTTTTAAATATGAGATTAAACATATTTCATACATTATGTAAATTTTGCCCTGTTTTAGTTAATgctaaattacttttcagttcagaagaaccagtgaaagaagagaagaaagaaccAAACTGTGTTACAATAGAGAATGGAATTGCACCCAGCCATGggttagtgggtttttttgttttaattattttattctgttacattttatttttaaaataagagttATGCACTGTTGAACTAGAGAGAATGTGGTATGCTGCATTTTCTCGTGTTTTATAGTATGCTACTGTTCTACATGCATAGCTGTAGGAATTGTCATAAAGGtgaaattttaattcttcaagTTTAGAACCCTCACAGTCGACTAGCAACTGGTGCTTTCAGCTGTGAAGCTCTGGATTGCATAATAGCCTTCTAGCGTGATGCATTGCTTTCTCAGGAAGAGTTTGAAAACTGGGTAGTTTGTCCCAGTGTTAACAGCAGAATACTGttgacatttgtttttctggatatttcttgttcttttatcctgccatttacatttttgcatacatgaagagtaaatttatttttgggCTAATAAATCCAGTGCTTTGAGCATTGAGTTTAAGTTGCTTGTACAGCATCCTATGCtgtgcttttggttttggaCATGTTGATTGTTTCTGTGTGCTTTAGGCTTTCCGTGTGTGTTGGTACTTTCATTGTGCCAAAGCCTATAAGTCTGTCATGCGTTATGGGACTGTTCCCTGACTTTAAAGACAAAATGTAAGTGGTCCAAAACTATTCTAGaggaaataataattcagtGATACTTCAGATGTAATGAATAGTTAGACCTCTATTAATCATTAATTGTTATCAGTCATTATGTGGTGATGGTGCTAAGAttccttgtttttaaatttttttcctcagcctcACCTTTCCCATCAATTCTTGCCTCAAATATTTGTATCCACCACCTTCAAGTACAATTCTAGCAAATATAGCAAATGCCTTGGCAAGCGTGCCCAAATTTTATGTCCAGGTAAgtaaaaaacagcaaaaaacccaaaatataaaaataaaagcatctccttttttaattatccacagaaatatttttttgtcgCAGTAAATATAAAGTTAGTTTTCCTATGATAGTGTTAACCAATGTTAATTTTTTACTATGTTGAGATAATAAGATTTCGTTGACCAGAAGTAACTGTTGCTTCATTGACACTGAAGACTTAACTGGATATGCTTTTCCTAATTAGATGTGACTTGAGTGCTTGGAGTTTCATTCAGAGAAgatgctttactttttttgattAGCCTTTTTAGACTGTTACTCATATTTACCATTAGTGTTGGATCTCAAGTGCAGGCTTTCACATTGTTTAATAATCAATGTAGTTGTGTCTACATTAATACTATGCTGATTCACACCTGCCAGAAGTTATCGGCTATGATAACTAGCAAGGaactatatttatttaaaggaaatctACTTGTCTTGAATCATTTCAGGTGCTTCATCTTATGAATAAAATGAATCTTCCTCCACCTTTTGGACCAATTACTGCTCGCCCTCCCATGgtaacttttttaatatatgttttaaGTACTGTAAAATAGATTcacaattttaaatgttagcAACATGGTAGGAGATCTAATTTCAAACTTCTAGAAGTTGGAGAAATCTCTAGAGGATAGGAAATACTGCTACATTTTATTGGGTAAGACGTGCGTGTTAGTCTTCTAAAGAAATCTTTATCTATAGTTAGAACAAAGAATATACATGTATGACAGTAGCACTGGAATATTTCAAACtgactattaaaaaaagggaGGTTATAGCATCATGTTACAGatacaggaaataaagaatATGATTAGCCTGTTGCCTTACAAAGATGTGTTAAGTTCTTTGATCCATGTGTTTCGTTGGAGTTCTGATTAGATTCAGATTGTTAATGAGATTATACAGCACTTCTGGATTTAACTTGAAAGAGGCGGTGTTGAGGGAAACTGGCAGAGGTTTATGGGGAGCTGTTTCTGAAGACAAATAGAAATACTGGGTCTGTGGTCTCAGTTCTCTGTTGCTGTGATAGAGTAGTTTGACTGACTGCCAGTGGAAGATAGAGTGAGGACTTGCATTACTAGTGATAgctacagtattttaatatagtGAAGTTGTGCTCCGCTACGCTTTGTGTTTGCCTTAACAGAACACTTCTCATAACAGAAGAGCTAGCTGGTGAAGAAAACTATGAAATAAATCTATCAAATAAATGAATTCACACTGATTTTCTGGCAATAATTTTATTCGTTGCCTGGTATTGAGTCAGGTTAAGCACCATGAATTTAATGGTCATGCAAAAAGAGTAGTAAGGTGAGAAACCATTCCTTGAAATTCCTGGAGCAGTTTCTAAAGGCCACAGTATTTCTAATGCCAGAAGACATCAGGGCCTTATAGAAGTGATGGTACATAAAAGTAGCTGTTAAGTGTAGTAAGATTGCTGAAAGTGGGGCTGGAGATATTCTGTACATAGGGAATTCCTTATATAAGGTTTTTGCAGTCTCAATTAAAAATCTAATTCATTTCATGAAATCCTCACTCCTGAAAGAAATACAACTTTGATAGGTGATGGAAGATCCAGTGTAGAAATGGAGATGGTGTGGGAGCTTAGGCCTCCTCCTATATGGTTTGACCACATTCCCCTCAGGAAAGTCCTTAAAGCTGAGTGCAAAGTAAAAACCCAGGGCCGtggctgcaatttttttaactcctcaaattaaaagaatgaaaacattcacTGTTAtacttcagaaagcagcaatttttttcttgtggaagGTTTTCATTAGTAACATAGTTTAGCAAAATAGCATATAGATCCCTataaacacactttaaaaaaacccttcttgTCACTTCTAATTAATTGTTTTGACTGTTTTTATTATGTAAGGAAAACAAGatagtcatttttttcttaaaatgtttatttacttttttaactttttccccATAATTAGTATGAAGAGTATTTACCAGTGCCTGCGCCACCTCCCCCAGTCCCACCTCTGCCTCCTGAAGAGCCTCCTTTgcctgaagaggaagaagagcaaCTATCTAGTGGAGATGAATCAGAATATGAAAGTGATaatgaagaggagaaggagaggtAAGCATTTTACAGTCATTCGTAAGTTTTTGGCctcttttaaaatgacatttttacttttatagcTTCTGGTTCAGCAAATGGTGATATCAATTAACATTGGCAGCATATAGATAATCTTTCCAGATGCTTCAGGAAGCTCCAGGGTCACTTAAACGGGACAGTGCTGTTTTGAATCACagtaagagaaggaaaatgaccAAATGGTATATGAATTATCGTTTGTTTCCATGtccaaaaacccaacaaaacaaaagctcagAATGAAGAGAGAGTGCAGATACAAGGAAGCAATAATTAGTTTTTCTggattcttcattttttccacatttttactGAGTAAACTACTCAGCCTGAATCATACGTGCGCTCTGACTTCCAAAATGTTCTTTGTACATCAGCGTGTGTTGCTCGGAGTAATAATAATGGGAGGTTGTGCATGCTGAGAATTCTCTTGCAGTTTTGGTATTGAATTGCATCATAGCTGTTTTTTCAATCTTTAAAGTAATACTAAATGAAGAAGcaattttcttaatttgctatttaaactgaaaagtaaaCCAGAAAGTCCCTATgctatattcagaaaaatacatgcatttagAAAAAGGCACTCCTGTTGAGTAGATATAATATTATAGATAAaggttcagttttgggtttcttggcatttctgcagcttcagTGTCTTAATTAGGTGCATgtttgggggaggaaggggcatCATTGAACTCACTACAATTTTGATTGATCACTTAGCAGCTTGATATACAGAAAGCACTTATGTGTTATAGTTTATTAATGTAGTTTTGGTCATAAAGTAGCTAGATTTATAACCATATTCTGAAAAGTTGTATTTCAAGGGCTtaaaggaagggggaagggctctcaaaatcagtattttcaaataaactgtAAGCCACTTTGGTTcttctttaaattttctttaaaatagaatGACCAAGTTGATGGAATTAGCAACCCTTCAGCCTAAAAGACCAATAAACATAAAGAGGCGTGGTgttagaaaaaagcaaagaattaaagACTTACTGAATGTTCCTGTGTGTACTCCCCACAGGTTTGtattatttctgtggtttttgcACTTTTTCAGAAGATTATTCCTTTTACTAAATGTTCTCTGTATCATGTTTGCTTTAgtgttactgtttttaaaacaagcattCTTCACCGATATGTGAATTTTGGAAACAACAGTTTCATGTCTCAGCCCCAACAGAAGCAATCTGGATTTATTGTTTGggatcttcttttttttaattaaaaatttttgttttaagaagtgTGATACTGGAAGAATAAAAActgatttggttttaaataattttggtttctGAAACTGCGGTAGTATGGTGCGGTAGTATGGTGCAGTAGTATGGCACAATAGACACCAGTCTAGTATTTCTGTGTAGTGATGATCAATTGTGAATGCATTTTTACTAATAGCTGCCTTCTTCCTCCAAGTGatctgatgtatttttttgaaaatttggtGTATTTTATACACTATGCAAGAGAGCAGCAAAGCCagttattttttgtatttaagttACCAATAAAGTTTTTCGTAAGTGCCTGTCTGTACTGTAACGTGGTATGTAATTCTTGGGTTTGCTCTTGCTGCCAGCCATACCTACTGCATTTGCAGTGTTTGAATCAATTTGAACTATATTGGGTAAAACTTATGAAATTGAGAACTTATGTATTTGTGGTAAACAGCAGCATAAAATCTATCTGGAAGAAATCTTGTATTTGACTATGCATTCATCGGTATCTGACTCTTAATTAAcatgttgttgttttaaacagtAATTTGCACCCTACACTATCACCTTCAGATGTCTTTGAGCAGCCACAGCATGTAGGTCATAAAAAAATTGAGTTCCATATTACTACTGACATCCCAGCTGTTTTTCAGATAAACtcggaaaaagaaaaaaatggtaagaGAGTTTGTACTGCAACTGTACTTAATATTAAATTCTTGTGGTTTCAGTGTGTAGAAGACTGCTAAAATTCAGGCCagggatttcttttcttattgGAGCTTTCATAACTAGTGTACATCAAGGTTTGTTTAAGAACACCAACTTGTACCTTGTCtgcatttgctgtttttccCATGTTAAAGCACAAAGTTCTGTGCTTTGGTATAGTAAATGATTTAGAGGATTTTAAAggtctctttctctcctgtgtgATCTGCGTGATCATGGTAAATTGCactctctttttaaatgttaaggTGTTTTTCGCAAATATGTTAAAATGCGTTCTCAGTATTATACAGTATAATTGAATATATCAGGctaatttcagattttccttttccagctcttaGAGAGCAGCATTCAAGTGATTGCCAACTCCTTCTCTGTGATGCACTGATTGTCTGCTATAAAAATGCTGGGCGATAATAGCAATGAGGCGTGATGGTTTCTTATAGGGTTATGGTCAGTCTGTGTTTCTTGGTACTTTACTGTAATATACAGtttctttgaatgaaaattaaataaaccatTGAAATGGATACAGGCTTGAGCAGAGAGGCTAGTTTTACGTTAACTGGCACGCGCCATGGCTTTTATTTGTAGTACAGTTGATTTTATAGGACCATATAGGGCAGGTGTTTTTCAAACCAGGGATTTAGACACATTTATTTAAGGATGTGTTGACATTTCTTTACAAAGTCTActatattaaaatgttactgGAAGGTGTATACTTTTTGCTTGCTGTTGATCCTTTTGTGGATAAACTACAAATCACTTATGTAATGTGTCGAAATTGCAGACCTTTATGCAACCACAGAAGAAATCAATAATACAGGCTTTGGAAGGATTTTCCCAGCTCCTAGCTCAAATGATAAAATGGAaactgaagaggaggaggatgaaataccatcagaatttatttctagaaaggatctagaaaaaaacagactttCTAGAGAAGGTATAACTGAGAATAAATTATCTAATATTAGCTCTTTGATTTGTTGCAACAAATAGTTTAAATAAGTATTTCCTTTATtatatttcctttataaattgagcatatattaaatttaattattttatactgagaaaaaaatacaaagtaattaAATGACCTAAAACattgtctgtttttctgtcGTCttcaagaaatggaaaaattttctgttttcaaaaactaTGAGCCAGGTGATCCAAACTGCAGGATATATGTGAAGAATTTAGCTAAACAAGTCCAAGAAAAGGTAGGTAAAcaagcaaattaaatatttatcaaaagGGCTTTTTATCAGCTTTCCTCTTATACCTACCCTTTAATTTCAGGATCTCAAGTTCATTTTTGGAAGATATGTTGACTTTCAGTCAGAAGTGGAACGAAATATGTAAGTTAACTTGGTACTTGGTTAAAATTAAACCTTTTGTGTTAACTGCTGTAATACTGGTGAAAATCTCATCTGAAAATCTTCATTTATCCCAAGTACAGaagtagaattatttttttttttatcagtgatGAAGACCCCACTATCTTACCCTTATTTTTGTAACCAAATTTACTGTTTATTGGCTGAGTGACATAGAATGAACAGCATAGAGAACTGTGTGTATCTGGTCACTTTGCATATGTCATATTTACTACAGTAGCACACCGATTTGCCATTTTGAAGTCTAATGTCACTTTTTACTGAATGGTTGCCCCAGCAAAGTGGTCTCCAGTGACGTAATACTGGCTTGCAGAGTCTGCTCCCATTTCTGCTATTTCTCCAACTTGAAGCATGAGAATTATATTTGTACTGTGAAATATGAAGGTGTGGTTAGACATGAGTAATTCCCAATTCTGAATTTTGCCTCTAGGTTTGATATACGTTTGATGAAAGAAGGCCGTATGAAGGGACAGGCTTTCATTGGACTTCctaatgaaaaagcagctgctaaagctttaaaagaagcaaatggATATGTCTTATTTGAAAAACCCATGGTGGTtgtatctttttcttcaaacatttaCATTATATTCTTTATAATCTATCTGTTTGTCATTCTCAAGTTTTGCTGTCATAGTGTTccacttattttctctttccatagATTTCTAATACCTTAATAAAACTAGGCAGCATAGCATAGTGTAGTATTACTAACAtgataactgaaaaatatagaGGCACCTCTTCTGAAATAGGAAGGTAAATGTGCTTTATTTAAGACGATAAAATTGACTTCTCTGATCTTAGCTCTTTGATCCTGCAAACACAATACAAAAGCTTGTATGACTGTTGTATTTAAATTAAGTAGACTTTTTGATGTGGGTAAGTCTGTGTTTGCAGAactaagaaaaagaattgtTCCTGTCAGGGTCAGTGGTCTTGATTTCAACTGCTGCTCTGGCTAGAACTGTCATTACTTTTTGGGCCTGTGGAACATGTTGGGTTTTCAACAGTTTTCGATTGCATTGCCCTGGTTTTtgtctgtatattttaaatctcttcctgtcctttctTACTTTTCACTAAAATGTTTCATagttcatttccttttctttgtgctCTTATTCACCCTAACCTCTGttccttttagctttttttcctcccaaatacCTACTGAGACATCAAAGTTATGGAATAAACACGCTGGGATGGAGGATGGTAAATATCAAGCATTTATCCTGCTGTAGTTATTCTATTTGCACCTAACTCATTCCCGGTTAGTCATCCTTACTTATTTAGTATTGTAAACTCTTGAACAGGCTCTCTTAATATTTCATACTGCAGATCAGTGAGGTCCTAATCTTTGATTAATAGATACTATTGTAATATTTAATACTGTAGTAGAATTGATGCACAGATAAAGGCCACTTCTTAAACGATCTTTTGCTGAGATAAATAATACTTGTTTTGCTTCTTGATTGACTTCTGTTTATCATTGACACTTGTAGTCCTTAACAGAATCTCAGCAATTTGCTCGTTCAGCTAGACCAAAACAGGATGCcaatgaagggaaaagaaaaaagtagaacaCTGCATAAGGTATGGATTTTctgcctgaaaataaaaataaagaaataggcaggagttttttttttccttcatttgttttgttggggttttttgtctttatctttTTAATGGCTGCTTTAGAAATAGTGATGGTGGAGGAGAAATGTTCcatacaattttcttcttttttctctctctctctcttttctctttctctctctctctctcttttctctttctctctctctctctcttttctctttctctctctctctctcttttctctttctctctctctctctcttttctctctctctctctctcttttctctttctctctctctctctcttttctctttctctctctctctctcttttctctttctctctctctctctcttttctctttctctctctctctctcttttctctttctctctctctcttttcttatGTGCACTTGTATCAGAAAACCAGAATGCAAGGTATATAGTTGGTGTAAGtttaaaatgttacttcttACTCTGTTTAGAAACTTGGGGACTGCCATTTCCCTAATCCTGACATCCTAGGGTAGTTGTCAGTTTCTCTAATCCTTAATCTGAAAACCTGGGGAGAGTAATTGTCTGGAATCTGACCACTTACCTTTTAGTAATCTTCTGGGGTTTTGGCTTTGAAAATCctcacttctttccttctgtccccACAATTGTAAAGTGATCCTGGAGAACTGTTTCCAGCAATAAACTCACTTCTGCTAGCTCTGTAAAGGACCTTTGTCTTTGCTAACCTCAGAAAATGAGATCTTGGTACTGTTGCAGGATCCTTTAAACTTGCCTGATTTAAGGAAGGGTGTTGTGTCAGAAAGTGCTATTTAATATAGCATTGATCAAGGCTTCCTTTGTTGTGGAATGCATAGGTCCTGATTTTTGACATTATTGTCTAAACTTGATGGGAAAGTAACTTTTAGCAGAAAGTAATCACTGTTTAACTTTATTTCCTATAACTTAGCTTTACTTCACTACTGTCTAAGTATTTGCTTTATATGGGAGTAACTCAGGCAAATCAGCTCTAATTTAACTGTGAGGGTTTTCATGGCCTGAAAACATTTGAATAGTTAACTGCCTCAAATTAGAATGTGAAGTAAGTGGTGCAAGTATTAGAAGCACTTATTTCTCAATATGAACCTTTGATAGATCAGCTAGCTCAAATTTAAAGGGCATTTAACCTAATTACAGATACCAGTTGGGCATCACTCTGGTTATGCCTCCACACAAGACCAAACAAACTCAAAGCTTAGACTGAATGCTTCTAAAACATTCTACTTATTCCATGATGTGTTTTTAATCAGGATGTTTCGATCATTGttactttgggaaaaaaccctgaacttTGAAATAAAGGATGTGAACGActgtttttgatttttaaaaattggttgGAGACTCAGCAGTATGGTTATTGTGAGGGtagtatttctgtttaaaagttactttaatTGTAGGTGTCTTGTTCTGTCAGTTGTcgaaggattttttttgtc is a window of Balearica regulorum gibbericeps isolate bBalReg1 chromosome 8, bBalReg1.pri, whole genome shotgun sequence DNA encoding:
- the RNPC3 gene encoding RNA-binding region-containing protein 3 isoform X1, with the translated sequence MAALGCEEARAVGVGLGAGPPHPGVPPHPGVPPHPGVPPHPGVPPHPGVARRRGRTLLVRHLPAELTAAEKEDLLKHFGAVSVRVLSDHGRLKHTAFATFPSENAAVKALSRLHQLKLLGHTLVVEFAKEQDSVQVLSQPSVSENCKSSEEPVKEEKKEPNCVTIENGIAPSHGLTFPINSCLKYLYPPPSSTILANIANALASVPKFYVQVLHLMNKMNLPPPFGPITARPPMYEEYLPVPAPPPPVPPLPPEEPPLPEEEEEQLSSGDESEYESDNEEEKERMTKLMELATLQPKRPINIKRRGVRKKQRIKDLLNVPVCTPHSNLHPTLSPSDVFEQPQHVGHKKIEFHITTDIPAVFQINSEKEKNDLYATTEEINNTGFGRIFPAPSSNDKMETEEEEDEIPSEFISRKDLEKNRLSREEMEKFSVFKNYEPGDPNCRIYVKNLAKQVQEKDLKFIFGRYVDFQSEVERNMFDIRLMKEGRMKGQAFIGLPNEKAAAKALKEANGYVLFEKPMVVQFARSARPKQDANEGKRKK
- the RNPC3 gene encoding RNA-binding region-containing protein 3 isoform X2; its protein translation is MAALGCEEARAVGVGLGAGPPHPGVPPHPGVARRRGRTLLVRHLPAELTAAEKEDLLKHFGAVSVRVLSDHGRLKHTAFATFPSENAAVKALSRLHQLKLLGHTLVVEFAKEQDSVQVLSQPSVSENCKSSEEPVKEEKKEPNCVTIENGIAPSHGLTFPINSCLKYLYPPPSSTILANIANALASVPKFYVQVLHLMNKMNLPPPFGPITARPPMYEEYLPVPAPPPPVPPLPPEEPPLPEEEEEQLSSGDESEYESDNEEEKERMTKLMELATLQPKRPINIKRRGVRKKQRIKDLLNVPVCTPHSNLHPTLSPSDVFEQPQHVGHKKIEFHITTDIPAVFQINSEKEKNDLYATTEEINNTGFGRIFPAPSSNDKMETEEEEDEIPSEFISRKDLEKNRLSREEMEKFSVFKNYEPGDPNCRIYVKNLAKQVQEKDLKFIFGRYVDFQSEVERNMFDIRLMKEGRMKGQAFIGLPNEKAAAKALKEANGYVLFEKPMVVQFARSARPKQDANEGKRKK